The following coding sequences lie in one Phaeodactylum tricornutum CCAP 1055/1 chromosome 12, whole genome shotgun sequence genomic window:
- a CDS encoding predicted protein, with the protein MHMSTAFTSGSKHRIAVAQLRSTSDKFSNLLDVARCAGWAKRDGAAMLFLPECCCFLGESASQTLEEADPPIQDADILILDGLRNIARESGLWISAGGIHVSGAPPHDTADPDHSRVYNTHLIIDCVGTVKCLYRKIHLFDVEIPGQVSLRESATTAPGKAVKVCDSPIGCLGVTICYDLRFPEMYVKLTTQGAQILLVPSAFTIPTGTAHWHTLLRARAIENQCFVIAAAQFGEHNHKRESYGHALIVDPWGEVLADAGGADGGGTVSIDASNLVTPSIMVQEIDLDLVTSARQRIPIQNHRRAAEF; encoded by the exons ATGCACATGTCTACGGCATTTACTAGCGGCAGCAAACATCGGATCGCCGTTGCTCAGCTTCGATCCACTTCTGACAAATTCTCTAATCTCTTGGACGTTGCTAGGTGTGCAGGTTGGGCCAAACGGGATGGTGCTGCTATGCTTTTTCTTCCCGAATGTTGCTGCTTTCTGGGGGAAAGTGCCTCGCAAACCTTAGAAGAGGCGGATCCCCCAATCCAAGATGCTGACA TTTTGATTCTGGATGGTCTTCGCAACATTGCTCGTGAGAGCGGACTATGGATTTCGGCGGGAGGAATTCATGTGTCCGGCGCTCCACCTCACGATACAGCAGACCCAGACCATTCGAGAGTATACAATACGCACTTAATCATTGATTGTGTAGGCACCGTGAAGTGCCTTTACCGAAAAATACACCTTTTCGATGTCGAAATCCCTGGACAAGTGAGCTTGAGAGAAAGTGCGACTACTGCTCCCGGCAAAGCCGTGAAGGTTTGCGACAGTCCCATCG GATGTCTAGGGGTAACTATATGTTACGACTTGCGCTTCCCAGAAATGTACGTAAAACTCACTACACAAGGCGCGCAGATTTTGCTGGTGCCAAGCGCATTCACAATTCCAACTGGCACCGCTCACTGGCACACTCTACTCCGCG CACGAGCAATAGAAAATCAATGTTTCGTCATTGCCGCCGCGCAGTTTGGTGAGCACAATCACAAAAGAGAAAGTTATGGACATGCACTCATTGTTGACCCATGGGGAGAAGTCTTGGCAGACGCTGGGGGCGCGGACGGTGGTGGTACGGTATCCATCGACGCCTCGAACCTCGTCACACCGTCAATTATGGTACAAGAAATTGACTTGGACCTTGTCACCTCGGCTCGCCAACGTATTCCGATTCAAAATCATCGAAGAGCTGCTGAGTTCTAG
- a CDS encoding predicted protein, producing MSPSANFTISDFPHKVLNPIATNTIAPSYASLLLAQCQLSANASAIPSLNGGGAHGHMALTLTAAAYAELSDVPFVIPIAPPADPEPGTMQPQITENNQLHKRAVAIHSLYVAHPQFAYSHVTCLDLLDHLWRNFGTITASDLKSNIQSMYTPWNPVDPIETIFHRLNDAITFSTAGRDPISEPAAVRAGYDVFEHSGLFPRACETWRTASPDTHTLANLRTLFKVANTDHKRTLTTGSLGYANVLAATPSVLPSLAPDSLSLPFSALLVSNSSATLSEKTYCWTHGSSNNRRHTSATCKNKAPGHSDDATATNTLGGSTKVWTAPKPPE from the exons ATGTCCCCGTCTGCCAATTTTACCATCtccgactttcctcacaaagtcctcaaTCCAATCGCCACCAACACCATTGCTCCCTCCTATGCGTCGCTTCTCCTGGCCCAATGCCAGCTCAGCGCCAATGCATCTGCCATTCCCAGCCtcaacggcggcggcgcccATGGTCACATGGCTCTGACGCTCACCGCCGCCGCATACGCCGAACTGTCCGACGTCCCCTTCGTCATCCCCATTGCTCCCCCTGCCGACCCCGAACCGGGTACCATGCAACCCCAAATTACGGAGAACAATCAACTCCACAAACGCGCTGTGGCCATCCACAGCCTCTACGTGGCC CACCCCCAGTTCGCGTACAGCCACGTCACCTGCCTTGACCTCCTCGACCATCTCTGGCGCAACTTTGGTACCATCACCGCTTCTGACTTAAAAAGCAACATACAATCCATGTATACCCCCTGGAACCCGGTTGACCCCATCGAGACCATTTTTCACCGGCTCAATGACGCAATTACGTTTTCGACGGCTGGCCGCGACCCTATCTCCGAACCAGCTGCCGTTCGCGCCGGCTATGATGTTTTCGAGCATTCGGGCCTGTTCCCTCGCGCCTGCGAAACCTGGCGCACAGCCTCGCCCGACACACACACCCTCGCCAACCTCCGTACGCTCTTCAAGGTCGCCAATACCGACCACAAGCGTACGCTTACCACCGGCTCCCTCGGCTATGCCAACGTCCTTGCCGCAACACCATCGGTTCTCCCGTCGCTTGCGCCAGACTCGCTCagccttcctttttcagcCCTCTTGGTGTCCAATTCCTCTGCTACTCTCTCGGAGAAAActtattgctggacccatgggtccagcaataacCGTCGACACACTAGTGCCACATGCAAAAATAAGGCCCCCGGACACagcgacgacgcgacggccACCAACACCCTTGGCGGCTCCACCAAAGTTTGGACTGCCCCCAAGCCTCCcgaatag
- a CDS encoding predicted protein, producing the protein MTTTRSNTFSDATVEYVVGTVLDANSESPYRLVLKEAGIESMMDILELTLDDLLFLQWTSGEETPKKLTLVQSKRIMHLIAWHRTQDDPSNVDWFSLTPTVLRQFREGEIYSKPQCADEMSENSYTVPHAQPALPNAAYDFDKGTERSIADYPVLKEAKQWSSWNRQTRALALSHGLLNVFDPAYVPLNPDEASLFATQQRFVFSVFTMAIKETKGMIIIRQHSDEKNAISLFGNAQLVYTALMAAYEGGVVATLSAQYHETLLLNYNLNNSWTKPLVTWFSSFEHKLLDLDNVLPTPKDDAWKRNRLEMAVLHHTQLQTFHSTLSTQALVMGKQHDFLFELEACKTQAAKLDAQAGMKVKTQRQTNNHERGGTKGTGHGNASNRKGNAGRGASKGKAKGGKYSNYIDPAKWNAMTSEEKQAVYDACSTPSASNTPNANPVPSSVLINQGTVQPSSTSDAVPTGQHIVPSSGASALSGTTNQSFIRQLLSNATARTPTVPTSSHDGEIVIDGLRFRHVNMHKTHQGSLIDGGANGGMSGADVRVLEKGFATADVTGIGNHAVSNLPICQVAGAIMTTNGLIIGIFSQYAHFGKGKTIHSKPQMEQFGLTIDDRSRLSGGQQRMVTPCGHIIPLHICNGLCYMDMHPPSDTEMDAHPHVFFTADMPWDPSILDNEYTEHEFSDCLAPEDFTPLDHRVNQFGTTTDSDFYLDTCIHAVHNMQLVHSQHVSTQVPDLQALRPNFGWIPVERLKNTLANTTQYYRASISYPFRKHYNNVPAHDDGYMHHGGATMLQVYAGKDSGYLAGYPMKMEGQMPQTLEDFIRDKGAPLGLFSDNAKAQTSKAVETIQRLYHIADAQSEPHYQHQNFAERCIQNIKCMINTIMDRTGTPAKYWLLCTLFVIDLSNHLVSDTLQATPLTRCFGIPTDVSAYLTYHWWQLVYFENHDGSFPSTPKEGLAHWVGPTNMKGDVLTYQLLTVDTQQLLFRSNICPATTDPMVPNARVDASAAPHLHLEAGEEKDQSDNIKSISAFQKIDPSYMS; encoded by the exons ATGACCACCACCAGAAGCAATACTTTTAGTGATGCTACTGTGGAGTATGTTGTTGGAACTGTCCTGGATGCTAACTCTGAGTCTCCTTACAGGCTTGTCCTGAAGGAAGCTGGTATTGAATCTATGATGGACATTCTTGAGTTGACTTTGGATGACCTACTGTTTCTGCAGTGGACTTCAGGAGAGGAGACCCCCAAGAAGTTGACCCTTGTCCAATCCAAGCGTATCATGCACCTCATTGCCTGGCATAGAACTCAGGATGACCCAAGCAATGTGGATTGGTTTTCATTGACTCCTACAGTACTCAGACAGTTTAGAGAAGGTGAAATCTATTCCAAGCCCCAATGTGCAGATGAGATGTCTGAAAATTCCTACACTGTTCCCCATGCCCAGCCAGCATTGCCTAATGCTGCTTATGACTTTGACAAAGGTACTGAGAGAAGTATTGCTGACTATCCTGTTCTGAAAGAAGCCAAACAATGGTCCTCTTGGAATCGCCAGACCAGAGCTCTTGCCCTTTCCCATGGCCTACTGAATGTATTTGACCCTGCCTATGTTCCCCTCAACCCTGATGAAGCCTCTCTGTTTGCTACTCAGCAAAGATTTGTCTTCAGTGTGTTTACCATGGCCATCAAGGAAACCAAGGGAATGATTATCATACGCCAGCACTCTGATGAAAAGAATGCTATATCTCTGTTTGGCAATGCTCAGCTTGTCTACACTGCCTTGATGGCTGCCTATGAGGGTGGTGTTGTGGCTACACTTTCTGCTCAGTATCATGAAACCCTTCTCTTGAATTACAACTTGAACAATTCCTGGACCAAACCTCTTGTGACctggttttcttcttttgagcACAAACTGCTGGATTTGGACAATGTGCTTCCTACTCCCAAGGATGATGCTTGGAAGCGCAACAGACTTGAAATGGCTGTGCTTCATCATACTCAGCTTCAGACCTTTCATTCTACACTTTCTACCCAGGCACTTGTGATGGGCAAGCAACATGACTTCCTCTTTGAACTTGAAGCCTGCAAGACTCAAGCTGCCAAATTGGATGCGCAGGCTGGCATGAAAGTTAAGACACAGAGGCAGACCAACAACCATGAGCGTGGTGGGACCAAAGGTACTGGCCATGGCAATGCTTCCAACAGGAAGGGCAATGCTGGCCGTGGTGCATCCAAGGGTAAAGCCAAGGGAGGCAAGTATTCTAACTATATTGACCCTGCAAAATGGAATGCTATGACCTcagaagaaaagcaagctgTCTACGATGCATGCTCTACACCCAGTGCAAGCAACACTCCCAATGCAAACCCAGTCCCTTCCTCTGTGCTCATCAACCAAGGTACTGTGCAACCAAGTTCTACTTCTGATGCTGTTCCAACTGGACAACACATTGTCCCCAGTAGTGGTGCCTCTGCTCTCTCTGGTACCACCAACCAGTCTTTCATCAGGCAACTGCTTTCTAATGCTACTGCCAGAACTCCCACTGTACCTACTTCTTCCCATGATGGGGAGATTGTCATTGATGGGCTCAGGTTCAGACATGTTAATATGCACAAG ACCCACCAGGGTTCACTCATTGATGGTGGGGCTAATGGTGGCATGTCTGGTGCTGATGTCAGAGTCTTGGAAAAGGGATTTGCCACTGCTGATGTTACTGGTATTGGCAATCATGCTGTTTCCAACTTACCTATTTGTCAGGTTGCAGGTGCTATCATGACTACAAATGGATTGATCATTGGCATCTTCAGTCAGTATGcacattttggaaaaggaaaaactaTTCATTCTAAGCCTCAGATGGAACAGTTTGGACTTACCATTGATGACAGATCCAGACTTAGTGGAGGGCAACAAAGAATGGTAACCCCTTGTGGACACATCATCCCTTTGCACATTTGCAATGGTCTTTGCTACATGGATATGCACCCTCCCAGTGATACTGAAATGGATGCCCACCCCCATGTCTTCTTTACTGCTGACATGCCTTGGGATCCCTCCATTTTGGACAATGAATACACAGAGCATGAGTTCTCTGACTGTCTTGCACCTGAAGACTTCACTCCTTTGGATCATCGTGTGAACCAATTTGGAACTACCACTGATTCTGATTTCTACCTTGACACTTGTATTCATGCTGTCCATAACATGCAACTTGTGCATTCCCAACATGTCTCAACTCAAGTGCCTGACTTGCAAGCACTACGCCCTAATTTTGGATGGATTCCTGTTGAGAGATTGAAGAACACCTTGGCTAATACAACTCAGTATTACAGGGCTTCCATCTCTTACCCATTCAGAAAGCATTACAA CAATGTACCTGCTCATGATGATGGTTACATGCACCATGGTGGTGCTACTATGTTGCAAGTCTATGCTGGCAAGGACTCTGGATACTTAGCTGGGTATCCCATGAAGATGGAAGGTCAAATGCCCCAGACTCTAGAAGACTTTATCCGTGATAAAGGTGCTCCTTTGGGCTTGTTCAGTGACAATGCTAAGGCCCAGACCTCCAAGGCTGTTGAGACCATTCAGCGCCTCTACCATATTGCAGATGCTCAATCTGAGCCTCACTATCAACATCAAAACTTTGCTGAGCGCTGTATCCAAAACATCAAATGTATGATCAATACTATTATGGATCGCACTGGTACCCCTGCCAAGTACTGGCTCCTTTGCACTCTGTTTGTCATTGACCTATCCAATCACCTTGTGAGTGATACACTTCAAGCAACTCCTTTGACCCGATGCTTTGGTATTCCCACTGATGTTTCTGCTTACCTCACTTACCATTGGTGGCAATTGGTTTATTTTGAGAACCATGATGGCTCTTTTCCCTCTACTCCTAAGGAAGGCCTTGCTCATTGGGTTGGTCCTACTAATATGAAGGGGGATGTATTGACTTATCAGTTGCTGACTGTGGATACTCAGCAGCTGCTCTTTCGCTCCAACATTTGTCCTGCTACCACTGACCCCATGGTCCCTAATGCCAGAGTTGATGCCTCTGCTGCTCCACATCTTCACCTGGAGGCAGGGGAGGAAAAGGACCAGTCAGACAACATCAAGTCTATctctgctttccaaaagattgATCCTTCTTAT ATGAGTTAG
- a CDS encoding predicted protein: MSASSAAKGSDQSLSQLVKPPATAHALVPNTPLANCIAFVHASLFSPALSTWCQALDSGHLTTFPDLSSRQVRKYPPSSPVMIKGHLDQQRANLRSTKLFPVVPPTTTTPPADPEPDLDPPATHPIARTHHVFVAHQRVTGQIYTDQPGRFLTPSSAGHNNMLVLYDYDSNAIHVELMKNKSGPEILAAYQRAHSLFTQRGLRPQLQPERAIRTFKNHFIAGLCTTNPDFPLHLWDRLLPQALITLNLLRRSRINPKLSAHAQLHGAFDYNRTPLAPPGTRVLVHVKPSVREMWAPHAVEGWYLGPALNHYRCHRVWITETRAERVADTLSCFPTRIPMPAASSTDRALAAARDLVHALQNPSPASPFAPLDATQYQALTDLANLFATVTAPADDVLAPAPLPPVRPPAPATPLAQVRFAVPLVTAEHAPALPRHFRGCPPRPPITLAPATPAVAAAKSAPNRQPQP; encoded by the exons ATGAGTGCCTCCT ctgcagccaagggatCTGATCAATCCCTATCTCAGCTTGTCAAGCCCCCTGCCACAGCCCACGCTCTTGTTCCCAACACCCCCCTCGCCAACTGCATCGCTTTTGTTCACGCCTCGCTCTTCTCCCCGGCTCTCTCTACCTGGTGCCAGGCCCTTGACTCCGGCCATCTTACGACTTTTCCAGACCTTTCCTCCCGCCAGGTCCGCAAGTACCCACCCAGCTCCCCCGTGATGATCAAAGGTCACCTCGATCAACAACGAGCGAACCTACGCTCCACCAAGCTTTTCCCCGTCGTTCCTCCAACAACCACGACACCTCCAGCCGATCCTGAGCCCGACCTTGATCCTCCCGCAACCCACCCCATCGCACGCACacaccatgtctttgttgcCCACCAACGGGTCACCGGTCAGATCTACACCGACCAACCGGGCCGCTTTCTCACTCCCTCCAGTGCCGGCCACAACAACATGCTCGTCCTTTACGATTACGACAGCAACGCTATCCACgtcgaactcatgaagaacaagtccggcCCCGAGATTCTGGCCGCCTATCAACGCGCTCATTCTCTTTTCACCCAGCGCGGCCTCCGTCCTCAACTCCAAC CCGAACGAGCCATCCGGACCTTCAAGAACCACTTTATTGCTGGCCTTTGCACCAcaaacccggattttccaCTGCATCTCTGGGACCGCCTTCTCCCCCAGGCCCTTATCACCCTCAATCTCCTTCGTCGGTCccgcatcaatcccaagCTGTCCGCCCACGCCCAGCTTCATGGTGCTTTCGACTACAACCGCACCCCGCTTGCTCCTCCCGGTACTCGCGTCCTAGTCCACGTCAAGCCGTCCGTCCGCGAAATGTGGGCCCCCCATGCTGTCGAAGGTTGGTACCTTGGCCCCGCCCTGAACCATTACCGTTGCCACCGCGTCTGGATCACCGAAACACGTGCCGAACGTGTTGCTGACACCCTTTCCTGCTTCCCGACCCGCATTCCCATGCccgccgcttcgtccaccgaccgcgccctggccgccgcccgtgaCCTAGTCCATGCCCTCCAGAATCCTTCCCCTGCGTCTCCGTTCGCCCCCCTTGATGCCACCCAGTACCAGGCCCTCACCGACCTTGCCAATCTCTTTGCCACCGTAACCGCCCCGGCCGATGACGTCCTTGCACCCGCTCCATTGCCTCCGGTCCGTCCTCCTGCCCCAGCAACTCCCCTTGCTCAAgtccgttttgccgttcctcttgtCACGGCCGAACATGCCCCCGCACTACCGAGG cacttccgagggtgcccaccaCGGCCACCTATCACTCTCGCACCGGCAACCccggccgtcgccgccgcaaagAGCGCACCCAACCGAcaaccccaaccctag
- a CDS encoding predicted protein produces the protein MTDALAIGMFIFALFYQTLAFHPIYAGSRRQISSSVTGSATADPSLNIITFTEDDETLIDAATFMVDSFWLGSDHQVIGDVKSISINSRSKLIQEQAYDLSSKYAERMGKRLLDSRFLIGKNADSGIILGVVGVETTLYDKGRKNILSEHRAYKDSMVEQVTKELLSPGYIAICCLSNLAVRQELRGRGIALQLCTEAERVAAEWKYNSIFLKVEVTNTAARSLYEMKLNYLLESTIESASAMRVQADTGALIEVDADTLILKKKL, from the exons ATGACGGACGCCTTGGCAATTGGCATGTTCATTTTTGCGCTGTTTTACCAGACCCTTGCATTTCATCCCATATATGCTGGAAGTCGAAGGCAGATCTCTAGTTCAGTCACAGGTAGCGCGACCGCCGATCCATCCTTGAATATCATCACCTTTACTGAAGATGATGAGACGCTGATCGACGCAGCTACATTCATGGTTGACTCTTTTTGGCTAGGATCCGACCATCAGGTGATCGGAGACGTGAAATCAATATCAATAAACAGTCGCTCAAAGTTGATTCAAGAGCAAGCATACGACCTGAGTTCAAAGTACGCTGAGCGCATGGGGAAACGGCTCTTAGATTCTCGGTTTTTGATAGGAAAGAATGCAGACTCTGGTATTATTCTGGGAGTAGTCGGCGTCGAAACGACGTTGTACGACAAAGGCAGGAAAAACATTCTCTCG GAGCATCGAGCATATAAAGACAGTATGGTAGAACAAGTTACGAAAGAATTGTTGTCACCTGGCTACATCGCTATCTGTTGTTTGTCCAATCTCGCTGTGCGCCAGGAATTGCGTGGTCGAGGTATTGCGTTGCAACTTTGCACGGAGGCAGAACGCGTCGCTGCTGAATGGAAGTACAATAGTATTTTCCTCAAGGTAGAGGTAACAAATACGGCGGCTCGGTCTCTTTACGAGATGAAACTCAACTATCTGCTTGAATCCACTATTGAGTCTGCGAGCGCCATGCGTGTTCAGGCCGACACAGGTGCTCTGATCGAAGTAGATGCTGATACTCTTATTCTaaaaaagaaattgtag
- a CDS encoding predicted protein: protein MPITLPFPDDDDLGVDQSMAFETVTKLEPVDASVIEAGKKLATGIFLTKDIVNAPHNVLISLSLAETAKRIAEQSGGRIICEILDKEACDARCMGGFLGVARGSETPPQFIHLTYTPPSGKISKKVGVIGKGLLFDMGGYNIKTAMMELMKSALKHRVGRFSKVLYFLLST, encoded by the coding sequence ATGCCCATAACCCTACCATTccccgacgacgatgatctTGGTGTGGATCAGTCGATGGCGTTTGAAACCGTGACCAAATTGGAACCAGTAGATGCTTCCGTTATTGAAGCCGGCAAGAAATTAGCGACAGGTATTTTCTTGACCAAGGATATTGTCAACGCCCCGCACAACGTCTTGATCTCGCTTTCGCTTGCCGAGACAGCTAAGCGCATTGCCGAGCAGAGCGGTGGACGGATCATTTGTGAAATCCTCGACAAAGAGGCCTGTGACGCCCGCTGTATGGGTGGCTTCCTTGGAGTAGCGCGCGGCAGCGAAACGCCTCCTCAGTTCATCCATTTAACCTACACTCCACCCTCGGGAAAAATTTCCAAGAAGGTCGGAGTCATTGGGAAAGGCCTCCTCTTCGACATGGGCGGCTACAATATTAAGACCGCCATGATGGAACTCATGAAGTCTGCACTGAAACACCGCGTTGGTCGATTTTCCAAGGTCCTGTACTTTTTACTGAGCACATGA
- a CDS encoding predicted protein has translation MYGHTPDISMFRFRFWEPVWYYEPTAKYPAPNFLPGCFIGIAWDHGDAFTYKIWTTPNNNWKQGRELVRNVVRSRHLEKKEPVVSYQDEDLLFSKTQPSRTQRPRSKKRNSCSNNSRGAEEVTLDGSELESLVRFDDTPPITSVDSEEQGGNKAESQSIHFSPVEVETSHGDELYEDSESKATNSTINSKRARKEVDNSALQSFDPLNNNAEVKMTSKINNYLDTNKSAASGAGGAHVTKIVGHNWMDG, from the coding sequence ATGTATGGTCACACACCTGATATTTCCATGTTTCGATTCCGATTCTGGGAACCTGTTTGGTACTATGAACCAACGGCCAAGTACCCAGCTCCTAATTTTCTCCCTGGTTGTTTCATTGGAATTGCCTGGGACCATGGCGACGCTTTTACTTACAAGATTTGGACTACTCCCAATAACAATTGGAAGCAAGGTCGCGAGCTTGTTCGAAATGTCGTCCGCTCGCGTCATTTGGAGAAAAAGGAGCCGGTGGTCTCCTACCAAGATGAAGATCTTCTCTTCAGCAAGACGCAGCCGTCGCGTACGCAGCGTCCTCGCTCGAAAAAGAGGAACTCTTGTAGCAACAACTCCCGTGGAGCCGAAGAGGTAACTTTGGACGGTAGTGAATTGGAGTCACTGGTCCGGTTTGATGATACTCCTCCTATCACCAGTGTGGATTCAGAGGAGCAGGGGGGTAACAAAGCGGAAAGCCAAAGCATTCACTTTTCTCCCGTCGAAGTTGAAACGTCCCACGGTGACGAGCTGTACGAAGACAGTGAGTCAAAGGCAACTAACTCTACTATCAACTCGAAGAGGGCTCGCAAGGAGGTCGACAATTCAGCACTTCAGTCCTTTGACCCGCTGAACAACAACGCGGAGGTCAAAATGACAAGCAAGATCAACAACTACCTCGACACAAACAAGTCCGCGGCTTCAGGAGCTGGCGGAGCCCATGTCACGAAAATTGTCGGACACAATTGGATGGACGGTTGA